Proteins co-encoded in one Thermochromatium tepidum ATCC 43061 genomic window:
- a CDS encoding DUF4340 domain-containing protein: MIATTEIALSKSATEGAADSSTGVPSRADLSWRPDLRAPLIMGLAGLLVLQLLIAFGQYLSAPSTRAFAPQTPLLAFKPEQVTAIRIEGAEGAESVRIDRHNGTWVIGELDDFPAAGFKADQLLTTLSQLKRPLPVATSAEARARFKVADTGFNRRLTLEGASGPIATLILGETPRFRRLFGRPSDDSAVYELDLALADVSNRRADWLDQGQLRLDQAKISAVAGADWRLERDGEGWRLVGAEAKETLDQERARDLVRTLANLSYRDVFTATKAPAEDTSKPALELRIELSAGEAHVYRIARLADSDDYMLKVGDRPHVFRLSKYDWMDMIDLDRSKLIVQPAPAKAADAQPESSEPAEATPSPPSDTDAD; this comes from the coding sequence ATGATCGCAACCACTGAGATAGCGCTCTCGAAATCGGCTACCGAGGGTGCCGCAGATTCCAGTACGGGAGTACCCTCCAGGGCTGATCTGAGCTGGCGTCCCGATCTGCGCGCGCCCCTGATCATGGGGTTGGCGGGTCTACTCGTGCTCCAGCTGCTGATCGCGTTTGGCCAATACCTGAGCGCCCCGAGTACCCGCGCCTTCGCCCCGCAGACACCACTGCTCGCTTTCAAGCCCGAACAGGTGACCGCGATCCGGATCGAAGGTGCAGAGGGCGCCGAATCGGTGCGCATCGACCGGCACAATGGTACCTGGGTGATCGGTGAGCTCGATGACTTCCCAGCCGCCGGTTTTAAGGCGGATCAGCTCCTGACCACCCTGAGCCAGCTCAAGCGCCCCCTGCCCGTCGCCACCAGCGCCGAGGCGCGCGCGCGCTTCAAGGTCGCAGATACCGGCTTCAACCGGCGTCTGACGCTCGAAGGGGCATCTGGGCCGATCGCGACCCTGATCCTGGGCGAGACACCGCGCTTTCGACGACTGTTCGGACGCCCGTCGGACGACTCGGCAGTCTACGAGCTAGATCTGGCGCTCGCCGATGTCTCAAACCGCCGCGCCGATTGGCTCGATCAGGGTCAGCTGCGGCTCGATCAGGCCAAGATCAGCGCCGTCGCCGGGGCCGATTGGCGGCTGGAAAGGGACGGTGAGGGCTGGCGATTGGTGGGGGCTGAGGCAAAGGAGACGCTCGATCAGGAACGGGCGCGCGACCTGGTGCGGACCCTGGCCAATCTGAGTTACCGCGATGTCTTTACTGCAACCAAGGCCCCTGCCGAGGACACATCTAAGCCTGCGCTCGAACTGAGGATCGAGCTCAGCGCAGGTGAGGCGCATGTTTACCGGATCGCTCGACTGGCCGACAGCGATGACTATATGCTCAAGGTTGGCGATCGCCCCCACGTCTTCAGGCTATCGAAGTATGACTGGATGGATATGATCGACCTCGATCGCTCCAAGCTCATCGTCCAACCCGCGCCGGCAAAGGCCGCTGACGCGCAACCGGAATCGTCAGAACCCGCTGAAGCGACACCAAGCCCTCCATCAGACACGGACGCCGACTGA
- a CDS encoding response regulator, whose translation MDLYTPDLDGIEVARAMRSLEDPGTRRTPIIGMGTLDLESERAHCLECGLDGYIVKPLNPTVLEDLIRRFVRHGDSTLE comes from the coding sequence ATGGATCTCTACACGCCAGACCTCGACGGGATCGAGGTCGCGCGCGCCATGCGCAGCCTGGAGGATCCGGGCACGCGACGCACCCCCATCATCGGCATGGGCACACTGGACTTGGAGAGCGAGCGCGCGCACTGCCTTGAGTGTGGTCTCGATGGGTATATCGTCAAGCCACTCAATCCGACAGTGCTGGAGGACTTGATCCGGAGGTTCGTCCGGCACGGCGACTCAACGCTGGAATAA
- a CDS encoding GGDEF domain-containing protein codes for MSTSDHRHTPEVIDTVRFLQAVTASLELDEVFGAFNACLHEVFEHDGWEYQAPDDEFHLTGGRTAPHRIEYRLTLNGQALGVIRLMRGRRFSEDEQRYVEGLLALAAPAIQNALRFSRLVRQLDSDPLTGLGNRRALWIQGERWLAESLRHRHPLSLLVLDLDFFKAINDTHGHPVGDQVLCRVAQTLKATTRASDLCVRLGGDEFVVLLPETDLKAAKECAERIRRALSQQFVETPSGERIGIRTSVGAATLRPGMTLDALYQEADTALYAAKHSRDLPPASVARAGRRIGRSYTLGGLTACEA; via the coding sequence GTGTCCACATCCGATCACCGCCACACACCCGAGGTCATAGATACCGTCCGTTTCTTGCAAGCCGTCACGGCCTCGCTGGAACTCGATGAGGTGTTCGGGGCGTTCAACGCATGTCTGCACGAGGTCTTCGAGCACGACGGCTGGGAGTATCAGGCCCCGGACGATGAGTTTCATCTGACCGGCGGTCGCACCGCGCCTCATCGAATCGAATACAGATTGACGCTCAACGGGCAGGCGCTCGGTGTGATCAGACTCATGCGCGGACGGCGTTTTTCCGAGGACGAGCAGCGGTATGTCGAAGGGTTGCTGGCGCTCGCCGCACCCGCGATTCAGAATGCCCTGCGTTTCTCGCGCCTCGTGCGCCAGCTCGATAGCGACCCACTGACGGGACTCGGTAACCGCCGGGCTTTATGGATCCAGGGTGAGCGCTGGCTCGCCGAGAGCCTGCGCCATCGCCATCCGCTGTCGCTGCTGGTGCTGGATCTGGACTTCTTCAAGGCGATCAACGATACCCATGGCCATCCGGTGGGCGATCAGGTGCTGTGCCGAGTCGCCCAGACCCTGAAGGCCACGACCCGCGCCTCCGACCTGTGTGTGCGTCTCGGGGGCGACGAGTTCGTCGTGCTCCTGCCTGAGACCGATCTGAAGGCGGCCAAGGAGTGTGCCGAGCGCATCCGCCGCGCGCTGTCGCAGCAATTCGTCGAGACACCTTCGGGTGAGCGCATCGGGATCAGGACCAGCGTCGGTGCCGCGACCCTAAGGCCTGGCATGACCCTGGATGCGCTCTACCAGGAGGCCGATACCGCGCTCTATGCGGCCAAGCACTCACGCGATCTGCCGCCGGCGAGCGTCGCGCGCGCGGGGAGACGAATCGGCAGAAGTTATACCCTAGGCGGGTTGACAGCGTGCGAGGCGTGA
- a CDS encoding methyl-accepting chemotaxis protein, producing MLSQLRLKVKLIVGFLALGTIVLVLGILGIRGEFTMNEYLIGLSEDSMPAIEHLSLLNQERLEIRSHAYEVKSLRHQDSKRLEEIQRERTASLRVIDETLGKLERFLHSPEEQAVFNALKADYAHWSESQAKLGRLIESIQTSADQKQYTDTLSSFTSTMDESFLLSDRVGVLIESLVALKNKQTADILTEANRSSKNLISIFGTGIGVGLVLALLLGWAITRDTLSQLGGEPAQVVAVVNQLAEGDLTTYIPLRPGDETSLMAAMARMVESMRRVLRDVSSASSQVAAAAVELSATSEETNRQVRVEQSETDQVATAMNQMTATVEEVARHAAAAARAAQETDRETEAGSQVVAQTISAIDLLAQEVESASQVIARLSEDSTEIGAVLDVIRGVAEQTNLLALNAAIEAARAGEQGRGFAVVAAEVRTLASRTQSSIQDIQEKIERVQKGSAGAVAVMTKGQEMARESVVQAQRAGESLQAISAAITSIADMNRQIASAAEEQTAVAEEINRNIHTISATVDQTAAGAAHIASASEELARLASLLQERVACFRL from the coding sequence ATGTTGAGTCAACTACGCTTAAAGGTAAAACTCATCGTCGGCTTTTTGGCCCTGGGGACAATCGTCCTGGTCCTCGGGATCCTCGGGATCCGAGGCGAGTTCACGATGAATGAGTATCTGATCGGTCTGAGCGAAGACAGCATGCCGGCGATCGAGCACCTAAGCTTGCTCAACCAAGAACGACTCGAGATCCGCTCCCATGCCTACGAGGTTAAATCGCTCAGGCATCAAGACAGCAAGCGTCTCGAAGAGATCCAGCGCGAACGGACCGCCTCCCTGCGGGTGATCGATGAGACCCTAGGCAAACTCGAGCGCTTTTTACACAGCCCAGAGGAGCAGGCGGTCTTCAATGCACTCAAGGCCGATTATGCCCACTGGAGCGAGTCTCAGGCTAAGCTCGGACGGCTGATCGAATCCATACAGACCAGCGCCGACCAAAAACAATATACGGATACCCTGTCAAGCTTCACGTCCACCATGGACGAGAGCTTCCTGCTCTCGGATCGGGTCGGGGTGCTCATCGAATCCTTGGTCGCGCTCAAGAACAAGCAAACGGCCGACATCCTCACCGAGGCCAATCGCTCGAGCAAAAACCTCATCAGCATTTTCGGTACCGGCATCGGCGTGGGACTGGTGTTGGCGCTCCTGTTGGGCTGGGCGATCACGCGGGATACGCTCAGCCAGCTCGGCGGCGAGCCGGCTCAGGTGGTGGCTGTCGTCAACCAGCTTGCTGAGGGTGACCTGACGACCTACATCCCGCTGCGCCCCGGCGACGAGACCAGTCTCATGGCGGCCATGGCCCGCATGGTCGAGAGCATGCGGCGGGTGCTGCGCGACGTCTCTAGCGCCAGCTCGCAGGTGGCGGCCGCGGCCGTCGAGCTCTCGGCCACCAGCGAGGAGACCAACCGGCAGGTGCGCGTCGAGCAGTCCGAGACCGATCAGGTCGCCACGGCCATGAATCAGATGACCGCCACGGTCGAGGAGGTCGCACGTCATGCCGCCGCCGCCGCGCGTGCCGCCCAAGAGACCGACCGTGAGACCGAGGCCGGCAGCCAGGTCGTGGCGCAGACGATCTCGGCGATCGATCTGCTGGCCCAGGAGGTCGAGTCGGCCAGTCAGGTGATTGCACGTCTTTCCGAAGACAGCACCGAAATTGGTGCGGTATTGGACGTGATCCGCGGGGTGGCCGAGCAGACCAATCTGCTTGCCCTCAATGCCGCGATCGAGGCGGCGCGCGCCGGCGAACAGGGACGGGGTTTTGCCGTGGTGGCCGCCGAGGTACGGACCCTCGCCAGCCGCACCCAGTCCTCGATCCAGGACATCCAGGAGAAGATCGAGCGGGTCCAAAAGGGTTCGGCAGGCGCGGTCGCTGTGATGACCAAGGGACAGGAGATGGCACGCGAGAGCGTAGTCCAGGCACAGCGCGCCGGTGAATCGCTCCAGGCCATCAGTGCCGCCATCACCAGCATCGCTGACATGAACCGGCAGATCGCCAGTGCCGCTGAGGAACAAACGGCGGTCGCCGAGGAGATCAACCGCAACATCCATACCATCTCTGCGACGGTCGATCAAACCGCCGCTGGCGCGGCGCACATCGCCAGCGCCAGCGAGGAGCTCGCGCGGTTGGCCAGCCTGCTCCAGGAGCGGGTCGCGTGCTTTAGGCTCTGA
- a CDS encoding IS481 family transposase, with amino-acid sequence MLIALHKQARTTPAVRAEIAASDEPVSVLAQRYNITESTVRKWQARADFNDRSHTPHRLQTTLTPAQEAVVVELRRLLLLPLDDLVAVVKEFIEPKASRSAIHRCLSRHRLNKLLALRPEARQVAHKPFQAYEPGFVHFDVKYLPQMPDETARRYLFVAIDRATRWVFVQIKPHKTARSAAAFLKALSKSCPIKIRKILTDNGKEFTVRLFGRAARRESGRHEFVQLCQALAIEHRLTRPQRPQTNGMVERFNGRLEEVLRSHHFTSGEDLERTIARYVWLYNHQLPQAALKGQTPLAAMRQWYQSHPHLFDKQPHDLPGLDT; translated from the coding sequence ATGTTGATCGCCCTGCACAAGCAAGCGCGTACCACCCCTGCGGTGCGCGCCGAGATCGCGGCCAGCGATGAGCCGGTATCGGTGCTGGCGCAGCGCTACAACATCACCGAGTCGACGGTTCGCAAGTGGCAAGCTCGAGCCGACTTCAACGACCGATCGCACACGCCGCACCGTCTGCAAACGACGCTCACACCCGCCCAAGAGGCGGTGGTGGTGGAGCTGCGTCGACTGCTGCTTTTGCCGCTCGATGACCTCGTCGCCGTGGTCAAGGAATTCATCGAACCCAAAGCCTCGCGTTCTGCCATCCACCGTTGCTTGAGTCGGCATCGCCTCAACAAGCTGCTCGCGCTGCGCCCCGAGGCTCGACAAGTGGCGCACAAGCCGTTCCAGGCCTACGAGCCGGGCTTTGTGCACTTCGACGTGAAATATCTGCCCCAAATGCCCGACGAGACCGCTCGCCGCTACCTGTTCGTGGCCATCGACCGGGCCACACGCTGGGTATTCGTCCAAATCAAACCCCACAAGACCGCGCGCTCGGCAGCGGCCTTCCTCAAGGCGCTCTCGAAGTCCTGCCCCATCAAGATTCGCAAGATTCTGACCGACAACGGCAAGGAGTTCACCGTTCGGCTCTTTGGTCGCGCCGCCCGCCGCGAAAGCGGCCGGCATGAATTTGTTCAGCTGTGCCAGGCCCTCGCCATCGAGCATCGCCTCACCCGCCCTCAGCGTCCTCAGACCAACGGCATGGTCGAGCGCTTCAACGGCCGCCTCGAAGAGGTGCTGCGAAGTCACCACTTCACCAGCGGCGAAGACCTCGAGCGCACCATTGCCCGTTACGTCTGGCTGTATAACCATCAACTGCCCCAGGCCGCACTCAAAGGACAAACACCCCTGGCCGCCATGCGACAGTGGTACCAAAGCCACCCTCACCTGTTTGACAAACAGCCACATGATCTTCCGGGACTTGACACTTGA